The genomic region AAAGGGGGATCAGGTCCTTTTCCTTCGGTCTCTAGGGTTGAGGAGGTTCGACCTTTGGGTGTTTTAAAACCGGGCTCAATAGGGGGCCGCCTTGGGCCATGCCGGCCACTGGCCACGGCGGCTGCGCGGCAAATCGCCGTTGGAACCCACGTCGGTCAAGGGGGAGGGGTTGAGAGTTGAGAGGCTATGAGAGTTTTTTTTAAGAGAAtagcaaaatgaatttttaaaaaaattacttttataaaGGGTTTAGGGTGGCGTCGTTTAAGGCCTGTTTCAGTGGCCTCAAAACGGCGCCATATAGGGCCACCCGcgcgcgacccgacccgctccaggggGATCCACGCGTTTCGTTAAATAGGTTATTTAGAACCTTGGTCCCTTCGCGTTTATGCTTCTTTTAATTTActcctttgtttttttattttttttaaatttggaccctagaattttgattggttttcaATCGAGTCCCTAGCCCACTGATGCTCTGGAAAATTGATACATGTCCAGATTTGGTTTTTTTTGCCCATTTGGTCCTCGGACTTTTCACGTGTTTTTATTTTCAGTcctcatatatttattttgttgtaattttacttttaaatttcattttgttatgatttagtccctagtCTACCtgattttaatcctttaatttgttatttatttattttgtttaaatttttatatatattattattgttaacagtttacattttatttattttaaattttatatatatattatttatattaaactgtttgatattatctattttaaattgtttcatatatattatttattttgagttgctttatacattattttatcttaaattgttttataaattatttatattagattttttatattttattcttttaaattcttttatgtattgtttattttaaattgctttgaattatttatttcaaactgtcttatactttatttatgtcaattttttattgtttatgttgaaccttttgttgaattatttttattttatgtactttaaattgttcttgtatattattttacataatttgtttttgattattaattaatacttaaaatGATGTACATTGTGTGATTATTGCCATCATGTGTACTATAACTAGTTCGTTCagtattttcatattattgtcATTCATTGATGcaacattttattcataaattgttATTCCATGTTCTATATTGTCATTCCATTATTTCAAAAGTTGCActtaatgtattttatatacCCATAATAAACCGTTTATGTTaccctaaataaataaaatacacatCGTTTAAGTATTGTATTCgctattattcaaaaaaaaaattttaattaaggcaatatttcgcgtttTGGAGATTCGAGAAATCATACCCTAACTTACaaggtttcgattttctcgttaaacctaaatagcaaaatatccttttaaatttcaaaatacatgaaatttcaataaaagatAAAGGCAAACTTATTCTCAAGGGTTCCAAATGTCGTGTCTTAACTTATGGGATGTGACATTTGTTATCTCGAGACGAGAAGGTCTTTGGCATTCGTTTTGATTTATTCAAgcaaattcttttaaaataaaatagcggggattgtattttgaattctttcgaaaattttaatcaacataaagacattaattaatcaactacgCACCAATCTTGGGctttacgagggtgctaatcctttctcgcatgtaaccgactcctgaactcATTTTCTCAAAGTTCGTAGactaaaattattgttttgataaatcaaaatattttattaaaacaaccaaattacgaggtgacccgatcacacctcataaaaaaaggattgatggcgactcccgttttaatttctgttttcaAACAAAAGTCGATCCCGTTTGcaaaaatggtttcgaccacTAACTTGACACAATATTAATAAGTTGAgggataaatttattattataccatttTTTGAATTGCCACCTCACTTTTCCATCAAACACATAATggaaatagattaaaaaaaaaaaaccttaattagttgagtgaccattttgaaagttttaaaagttgggtgacaaaaacaaaaacttaagcataattgagtgacccataatatagtttaccctaaaattaataattacattcgaaaaaaattaataacaaaattatttaaatttgtcaaAGAGGAACCTAAATTAATTTGGATAaaagtaattcgagtttaaaaaaaatcaactttgAAAAGACTTGAGCTGATAATAACCCAAACTCaaaaaatatcaagaataaaaaaatctgaaataatCTAAATCCAAAAATAACTTACACGAGTCCAGCGGTTCACCGCTCCTGTTACCAATACTGTTAAGTCTTCATTTGCAAACTATTCATCtattattaaaccaaaaaaaaaaaaaaaaacccaaactcATATGATGACGATGATAAAAGGCCAGAGAGCTTgtttaagggtgagtttggatgggcggtgcgtttacctgcagttagtgtaaaaacagcagtGGCGGTGaaattagatactgtagcgatactgtagtgtgagacaaaaagtaagctaaatgcaccgcaccgcaccgcacctaatcgcccatccaaactcaccctaaaacAGGAAAAAGAAATGGTCCAATTTTACTAAATGCAGTTAATTGGAATGAAAAGATAAAGGTAAAATAGGTgaatttaatcttaattctaaaaaaaaaatccttaataaTCAtacattatgtcaatttagtccttactctACCAATGTTTCCCAATAATATTGTAACATCTTTACCCAACAAGACTCAACACACCACCTCACACCATCTCCAGTCCTCAAAATTATGATCGaactttataataaaattaacaatttagaaaaaaaatataaactagtTTACTCTTTGAATATATATTGTGCAAATTaaggtttcaaattttaaaaaataaaatttaaatatattcgTATTAAATAAATCTGGCTTAGTGCTCCGCTGATGCATTTCCAGATGAAGTTAAAACTAAAGATTTTATTCTTCAGCAACTTCTGAGGAAATGACAGGTTGCATTCAAGGATCTTAATTATGATCCCATTAAATGTACATCTTTGGACGCGTCGCAGTGGTTTGTAGCTATCTCATGgtactaataaattaatataaccCATcggttatttatttatgtaaaattatatcgtaaaatttgatgtttttaaatactttgtatattttattttaaatttaaaattcagatCTAGTACAAATTTGACCACTAATATTTGTATCTTTTGTCAAAATGGCTCTAATTGTATTTTGAGCCTTTTTGATTATCAACCTTATTTTTTCAATCTGctttttctaacatatttaattaaattattattaaaaggtTAACGGAATGATGTGAAATTTCatatgtggaatatttttaatgagatgtaatttattacttagataattacatgtggaaaataaaaaattaaaaataatacattaaattaaaaataacccttagtttaaagaaaataaacataattatctaaaaaattaactaagtagAAAAACTTCTCAAGAAACAAACATACGAAAGATTgaaactttttaaaagaaaagaaagattaaaatattgaatttatttattaaatttgttagaaaaagcaaattgaaagaaagaacaaaagttgatggcaaaaaaattaaaaatacaattagggcCATTTTGACAAAACGTAAATATTAatggctaaatttatcattaaaccttgttcttgttaaatttatttggtgtgacatttagaaattagaaaaatattcacttgataatgatataaaaaatattagaaaatatttcttaaaaactcTCATATGAAATCATCATTGTACAGTTGAAATGGTtaataatatttcttaaaaactcTCATATTAGTGAGATCCCTAGGTGATTATTGCGGCTACAAGATTGGTCACTCCCACTTAAATATTTAGGCTACCATCTTGGTCCCAATCTTCGGAAAAGGGAGTGATGAGAACCTATTATTAAAGGGGTGAGATTTAAGCTTCACTATCGTTAGTTATGAGAAACGTAAACTCCTTAGTTTTGCGACTCGGATGCTGTCCCTTCTGCCCGCCCACTCTATTATATGTCAATCTTCCAAGTCCCTGTCGAGGATTGTTCAGGGTCCCATAACTCCTTTTTTCGAGGATTGGCACCAAGATAGCAAATTAAcgtaaattcatatattttgtgGATTGTTCAGGGTCTTCGAAATACATCATTGCCCCCTTCAACTTTagtatatattttcatgttaattttttgttgataTTCAGTGTAGTGCCACTATAAGATTCGAATTTTGTGAGTATGACGTGCTTTACTACTACTAATAAAGTGGACTAGTTAAAAATTACACgatgataatataaattaaaatacttatgAATAATCGatttggtttttaaattaaaataatatttaaatttgatattttaaaagtattcgCAATCAAATAGCTAAatctactttaaaaaaaaaatcaatgatatTCATTGAAAGAACTACAAAATTCTTCTGATAAACAACAACCACAAaagaatataaagaaaataaatttctttctaaGCGTAATTGCACAGACCAAAAACACAAAACTCTCCATTGCTGCACCTATTGTTGCATCCACCACAATGTTTCCTATTGAAAGATGGATTCACACATTTTCCCTTACAGCATATCTCATTGTACTTGCATTTCTTCCCACACTTTCCACAGTTATGCCTGTCTGTTAATATGTTCACACATTTTTTCTTGCAGCATTGAGGTCCAGGGCTCCCCTTTGCATCACAAATCCCGGGAAACTTCTTGCAAGTAACCCTACGAGTTCGTTTGTTTTGCAAGAGCCAGCGACCTTGTGCTGAAGAGTACTCTGATGAATCCATTATTGCATCATTAAAATCAGTAGTATCTTGTTGATGGTCTAGATTTGATGCTGCTGAAGTGCTTAGGACTATAACCACGATGAGAACCGATACGAAAACTAGCTTTGTAAACTTCATAGAGATTGTTTGTAAGAAGGGATAGAGAACTTAGAGATGGTGAAGACTTGAAGAGAAGTACTGAAAATAGAGAGCTCTATGGGATGGGGAGTTGGGTGACAAAGAAGAAGGGTATTTATAGAGAACTAACTACGAGACGTAGGGGTTGGACTTTGAACTTTTTTGCTAGGTCTTAGTGGAAGGGTCAGCCCTgtgcataaaataataaactaagtTGAAGAAAAGCAAAGACCAAGTTTGGAAAAGTTACTACATTCCTCCAATTCAAATGCTTAtcaaatatgatattatatatatcagACACGCGTAGGAAAGGGTGGAATTCATCAAAAAAGTTTCTGATTAatggttttaataaataaataaataaataaaacaaatcattttGTTAGTCAGATTTTGGCAACTTTGCAAACTCGCTAGCTGGATTAGTGAAAACCCAAGATATTTCTAAACCAAAAAGTCAATTTTTCCACCCTAAATTAGGTGTTGCCTGAAAATAAACACCATGCGACTATTTTTGGCTTCTTACTATAATCTATAAAATTCAGGGTCAGAAAAGAACAACTTATATATTTGGCAAGTTAGTTTACAATAGCGGAGACGTGTTTGACAAATTTCATGTAGTTTCTGCATTTGTATAGATGGACTTTGTTTTAGGTTAAACTGACCTTAATGGCTAATACTATGGATATATATAGTCATATCTCAAGTACCGTAAACTTTTTTGCTttctcattaaaataaaatttatcaataaggTGGCCATACTAGAGTTACACAATCACGTAAGGTTAATTAATATAAGTTGgtttggttttaatatttaatatagcTTTAGTTTTTCTTCCtctcaatttaatttgattttaatgttatttaagtttttttccaattaaatcATATAATACTATTTCGTTTGagtataaattgaatattgaaattaaattaaatatctggACTACTTTTTTACTATAAAATACCAGTTGAAACTTTGTTGTTTACTTTGTTTTCTCGTACGTGTGATTGAGAAAAACAAACACATTGATAGAACTCGGAACAAAACATTAAAGGAGTGCTCATAAAGTAATTTTCTACACATGTGAGttaatttagaagaaaaaaaatttgtatagTAATACATGAAAGGAATGCCCGGTTAAATGAGAATTTATTGTCATGATTCATGCGATTTTATTTTCTACTTAAACATATGGTTTACAAAACTATTATTGAATacaatgttataaaattaaaataatctggGAGAATGTTAGAATatctattattaaataagtaCTTTATCTATTTTAGTGGTCATTAAttgtataataaattaaatagttttatatattttaaaagttgtgGGATCTTTGAAAATTGATTGGAAAAtctaataacaaaaaaagaagaagcaaagatTCATTAGCTCGTTATTTAGTTCGAATCAATAAAATGAAGTAATCtataaaactaattcaatagGCCATGGAAAAAATTCTGAGAGTTCCCGAGAATTTAGAAAATTGATGCTTTGATCAAAAAGATATCGTTGAGCTTAATATAACTCTTCACTTTTGTTTGGTATAACTCTTCAATTTTAGATATTTCAATAGATACAATCTTTCAACCAATTACAGTAGTTGTGATTTATTGAAAAATCTTTTAAGTATATGACTTTTGAACTATGATGTAAGATTAAAtcgttaattatttttaatatttttacctatattttgatttagggtatattacTATTACATATGATtatcatgaaaataaattcatctaaataattttagaatctcaagaaacaaagaaaagtcACCTGataacaaaagttatttaacactTGCAATAACATGtttgacaaaattataattttttctaaagcaatttagttttttaaattaatccCATCAAAATTAATGTCAAAATCGACGGTTAGCTCTTCTTGTTATACATTTTACATTGCATGAATTAATACTTAGGATTATAGCTCGAAAAACTCCCGTTttagaattgtaaaattttgatataaaatttaataaattatgatttatcataaataaattagtaacaAAATTAGATGTAAAAGCATATCTGAATCCATTGGTATTGGCAACCATCCATTTTTGACAAGTCAAAGATATTTGTGTCAGAAAATTGGCACCGAAAATCTGAGCATTTAAGGcaccaaaaattgggttgaaaTTTGGCATGGGATAATTGCAATTTTGGTCCTTAATTGTATATggactttgcaagttgatcctTGAACcccaactataaataggcctaactatttctcattttcaatatCCCACATATgtcattctctacttaaggcattgttctctctccttatttgtaaattttcacttgtattttggagtgaaatatatttggtagtgcccgaggacgtaggcaaaatttgctgaacctcgttaaaattctagtgttctttattatttattttgcatattttgtgagtgtgattgtagtgatttattgtgctattaaattatgatagagagatattctggctaggaaagacctggtacttaagTGATCCtcgtgatccacctctctttcctgggaattgaacttagtgtgattttttagtacaataattttactcttttacatgCTTCCGCGCaataattggtatcagagctagattCGTACTTGGGGAATACGACTATTTACGTATACGGTATTGTTCATCCATGACACTATTCACGTGAGCAGTCTTTGTTCACGATATCTGATGAGTTAGGATTGAGGAGAAAAATGGCAGAGGCATCGTCATCAACAAAGACTACCGTGACCAATacaaaatttgaagtagagaaatttgatggtaccaataattttggtatgtggCAATGTGAGATCCTAGATGTCTTATGTCAGCAAGAGTTGGATATAGCCCTTGAAGAAAAACCTGACAAGATGGACGACAATGAGTGGGCCAAGATCAATAGACAGACGCATGGTACAATCTGCCTATGTTTGGCCAAAGAGCAGAAGTACTCTGTCATGAGGGAGACATCAGCGAAGAAGTTGTGGGATATACTAGAAGAAAAGTTTCTAACGAAAAGTCTTCAAAATAggctttatatgaaaaagaaactttatcgattcacgtatgCACCCGGTATGTCGATGAATGACCATGTGAactcattcaataaaaatttagctgacttgctaaatttggatgagaaatttgaagatgaagacaaggcattattgttgttgaattctCTTACTGATGAACATGATCATCTTACCACCACATTGCTTCATGGGAAGGATACGATCACATTTGATGCAGTCTGTAGTGCGTTGTATAGATTTGAGActcgaaagaaagataaaagagatCACAGAGATACAACTGTAGAAGTCTTGACATGAGAGGACGTTCACACAGTAACAAACCTGGTAGAAGGGGTAAGTCCAAAGGGAGACCCGCCAAAGAATTGTCCTAAGTTACAAAAGGGAAAGGCTATTTCTGATGCATGTGTAGCGGAGCATGATGAGAAGTCGGACTTTAGCTTGGTTGGCATGGGAATGACATGTCATACGGATGAGTGGATTTTGGATTCGGGATGTACTTACCATATGTGTCCTAATAAGGACTAGTTTTCTAGTCTTAAAGAACTAGAAGGTGGAGTTGTTTTATGGGCAATGACAGTGCTTGTAAGACAATGAGAGTAGGTACAATCAAATTGAAGAATCACGACGACTCAATCCAAGTCTTGACAGATGTTCGCTATGTACTtagcttgaagaaaaatctcatctcattaGGGGCCCTAGAATCTAAAGGCCCACAATCACTTTGAGAGATGAATTACTAAAGGTAGTAGCTAGGGTATTGATGGTGATAAAATGTATTAGAAGAAATAACTTGTACTATTTAAATAGAAGTACAGTTATTAGATCAACATCAACAGTTTCTGCGAAAGATGCAAATTCTGTAACActccttacccgagaccgtcgccggaatcgagtacgagatgcTATCCAATCTAAATGTAACagcccttacccgagaccgtcacCGGAATTgagtacgagatgttatccaatttaacttaccaattcagagcataaaaatttgcttttaaaattaaattcaccgttcacaacaaaactgtccacctgcgtgactgtcactaatttacttataactcaagttacgaaactcaaaatttaaatccgtaaattttccctgaaactagactcatattcctacttaccataaaattttcagaatttttgacttacccaattagtacagtttattcattaaagtatcccctatttcacagctcgacaggtctgacctcttggcactaaaaataaattatctcattgcacataattcatataaggttatcgtttgtttcttttgaaaatagcctcactaagaaatctatacatataaattatgacccataattctttctgtacaatttataaaaatataactattatttacatgtaacttacctcggatgtaaaacgactatttttgtaatttagtcgataactttctcttttccccgatcacttccactatttcttctttcttgatctatattaacacaatttaatacattttatcaacatttcattcaaatacaattcatacacaacattttggaaaatttacatttttccccaaaacttttcaaaaattccacttttgtccctaagctcgtaaaaataaaattcactaaattcttaaatttaaaacttcactaaatcatatttcatgctcataacagccctcaatttcacaaaatcacaactttatgcacactttacatctttcacaatttagccctttttcaacattttcattgaaattcatctagtaaaacttgtaattaacacttcaaacattcattatctaacatcactaatcaatttacaattatatcatgaatgggtcaaattttaaactttaatttcatttaaattaaatggtagaaacatgaaattcaagcatcaataagcataaaaatacgaaaataattaaaaacggggcaagaaatcacttacaattgagcttaggaagatcaagaaccctagctatggtgacatgaatttttttggcagcaaacgtctgattttaaagaagatggacacttattttcactttattttgtcttttactcaatttggacaaaaatgcccttgacccattacttagatatttttctagaattacccttttgtgtccatatcactaatttatggtctaatttccacataaacacttccaatttcatgcaataattcaattaagtcatttaatcactaattagacacactttgcatttttctcaatttagtcctaaaatttcaattaggcactaaatcattaaaattttctattcatatttcacacaatatttcaatcaatcagtaactaataaaaatttataaaattaaactatttcacttcggatttgtggttacgaaaccactattccgattaggccctatttcaggctatcacaattctcccccttagggattttcgtccccgaaaatcttaccagtgaataAGTTGGGATACTGTTTCCTTATAGCCTCATCGGTTTCCCATGTTGCCTCTTCCATCCCATGTCGttgccataacactttcactaaagcaatttctttgtttctcaaTTGTTTTACTTCTCATGCTAATATTCGAATCGGCTCTTCTTCGTATGTCATATCCGATCGAATTTCCACTTCAGTCGGTGAAATCACATGCGATGGGTCCGATTGATATCGCCTcaacatagaaacatgaaacacattatgaattctttccAATTCCGGTGGTAAAGACAATCGATAAGCCACTGGACCAATTCTTTCTATCACTTCATGCGGaccaataaatcttggacttaatttacctttacggccaaatctcaaaattttcttccatggagacactttcaaaaatactttatcacccacttgaaactcaggctcttttcttttcaaatccgcatacgaCTTCTGTCGATCCGATGcagctttcaaacaatcacggattatcttcactttttcttcagtttcttttaccAAATCGACTCCATGTAACtgattttcattaagttcagTCTAATATAATGGAGTCCGACACTTTCGTCCATAAAAggcttcataaggtgccatttttattcttgattgataactattattatatgcaaattcctCCAAAGGTAGAtatctttcccaattaccttcaaattccAATACACAACATCTCAACATGTCTTCGAGTATTTGAATTACTCTTTCAGACTGTCCATCTGTTTGGGGGTGAAATgctgtactaaaattcaatttagtacccaatgcctcttgtaatttcttccaaatttaGTACCCAATGcctcttgtaatttcttccaaaaccttgaagtaaaccgtggatctctatcagatATAATAGACACAGGCACACCATGTAATCGGACTATCTCAGCAATTTACAATTCAgctaacttgtcaagtgaaaaaCTCATTCGCACAGGAATGAAATGAGTCGACTTAGTCAATCGATCAACTATAACTcaaattgagtctttctttttcggtgacAATGGCAATCcggaaacaaaatccatagtaattctatCCCACTTCACTGAGCCAAAATtcacttttactaaatttagcaaacaatttttttttctcgcAGAGTCTGTAGCACAATTCTTAAATGTTCGGCGTGCTCAGCTTCACTTCgagaataaataagaatatcatctaaaaacaccaccacaaatttatccaaatagggTCGAAaaatccgattcatcaaatccataaaaatagctggagcattagtcagaccaaaaggcattacaagaaactcatagtgaccataccgggttctgaaagcagtctttgacacatctgactctttaaccctcaattggtaatatccggatctcaaatcaattttggaaaacactgTGGCATCctttaactgatcaaacaagtcatctattcggggcaatggatacttattctttactgTCACTTTATTAAGTTaacgataatcaatacacaatctcaatgtcccatcctttttcttcacaaatagtACGGGAGCACCCCACGGAGAATAACTTGGTCTTACAAATCctttatctgtcaactcttgtaatTGCACTTTTAACTCTTTTAGTTTAGTTGGTGTCATTCTGTAGGGAGCAATCGATATTGGAGCAGTACCTAGCATTacttcaataccaaactctacttctctaatcggaggcaAACTCGGCAACTCTTCTGGGAACACATCTAAATATTCACAtaccactggcactgattcgATCTTTATTTTAGACACTTttgtattcaacacataagcaagatatgcttcataaccatttttcaaacatttctgagcagacatggCAGAAATCACAATTGGCATCACATTTGACTTATCTGTTTCAACCTGAAGAACTGTACCACTACTACacttcaactcaagaattttCTGACTACAATCTATCTTGGCCTGATGtaatgtcaaccaatccattcccaaaataacatcaaattcatcaaatggcaacaacatcaagttgGCAGGGAAACACTGACCTtgtatcatcaaaggacaatttttgcatatttaatcAACTATCACATTCTTGCCTAAAGGATTCGACACTTTAATCACATACTCAGTCAATTCAACACACAAATTCTTATCAGCActaaattcatacatacatacgagtgagtagaactaggatcaatcaatgcaagaaCATTAGTGTCGTAAAGACAAAATATACCAGTGATTACATCAGGAGATAATGCTTCCTCTCTAGCTCGGATGGCATAAGCTCTCGCTTCAGATCTTACAGTAGTGTATTTTGTTACACCTCTACCACTAGTTCCAGCCCCCATATTTCTCGGTGGTCTTCCTCTAATAGTCACACTGCTCGATCTCACATTctgaaacttttctatctcttctctttctggacaatctttcacaaaatgatcttgagatccatatttaaaacatgctcgGCTGATTAAATAACATTCCCCCAAATGTCGTTTTCCACAATGTTGACATTCCAGTCTAGTAGGTTTAACACTACATACACTTGCCATAGAAGTCGCCTGAGCTTTAGAACCTGAATATTGTCTTCCTCGATCTCTTTGAAAATTCACACTAGAAACATTTGATCGAGTATTCATTTCTCTAGACTTCTTCGcttgaaattgaaatgacttGCCCATTGATCTTTTTCTTGCATCTCTTGCTTCACTTTccacctttcttttctctttgctcaattcttcagccttgatagctctttcaactagtaccactaactctttaattttaagaattccCACTAGCAATCGGATATCCTCGTTTAATCTatcttcaaaccttttacacAATGTAGCTTCATTAGATACACACTCTTGGGCATACTtgcttaatttgacaaattctcgttcatattcGGCTACTGTCATACTcccttgtttcaattcaagaaactcttttctcttttgatcaatGAAACGTTGACTTGCATACTTCTTCCGGAATTCTTCTTGAAAGAAATACCATGTAACTTTCTTTTTAGGCACTACTGACACTAAAGTTTTCCACCAATTATAAGCCGAATCCCTCAGCAATGAGATAGCACATTTGAGACTTTCTTCtggagtacaagataattcatccaacACTC from Gossypium raimondii isolate GPD5lz chromosome 1, ASM2569854v1, whole genome shotgun sequence harbors:
- the LOC105781006 gene encoding stigma-specific STIG1-like protein 1 gives rise to the protein MKFTKLVFVSVLIVVIVLSTSAASNLDHQQDTTDFNDAIMDSSEYSSAQGRWLLQNKRTRRVTCKKFPGICDAKGSPGPQCCKKKCVNILTDRHNCGKCGKKCKYNEICCKGKCVNPSFNRKHCGGCNNRCSNGEFCVFGLCNYA